CCCCTTTGGATGACCCACATCATCCCATCAACCAAGGACCCTGATGATTGCTTGTTAACTCAATGACTTTCCATTTCGCTGCAACATCGGATCTAAGTCTGATGGCAACCCTCGATTAAACTATTCTCTTAGCTTCATTTAATTCAGTGATTTGTTATTTGGAATTTCAAAAGTAACTAAACCAAGCGAATTATTGGGTTATAGATCACCCAGTACGTTATATAAATTGAGAAAAGAAGGTCAACTTGATGATTATGTAGTCGACATTGAAGGGCGCGCTCATTTGGTTATGAAGCCCGAAGGAAAGCCAAAATTAAAAGATTATTTAGGCCAAATATTGCGATTGTGAATTGATGGGATTATATTTCAATATTTTTGAGTTGTATTTCAAATTGTTTTAATAAAGAGCTATTATTATATCTAGAATCACCTGACAAATTAATAAATTTAAAATCTTTTTTCTTTATATCTTTTTTAATTACAAACTGATTAAAAGGTAATGCATAAATATGGGCTCCTACTGCCTCAGCAAAATAAATTGCATATGGAAATATTAAAGTAGGTTCATAATTTGATTTGTGTTGCCATATTGATACGCAAAAGTCATCCCCAGCAATGTATCCTCCATCTTTTACTTTTGAATATGAATTTAATAGATCTATAGATATTCCTTTCAATGTATGATCGCCATCAATATATATAAGATCTAAAGACTCATCATCTATTTGATTTATTACTTCCGTGGTTTTTCCTCTTAGAATTATTCTTCTACTTTTCGCAAAATCTGTTCTCTCTAGAGTTTCTAAGTAACATTGCTCAAAAGTTTGATTATCAATGTTTAAAGGTTTATTCCAATCTTTTAATTTTTTCCATGGGTCAATCATATAGTATCTATTTATAGATAAACAATTTTTAAGTATTTGAGAAGCAAATAATCCTCTAAAAACACCTATTTCGGCAATTTCAGATACACTTTTAAGATTTATAAATTGTATCCATAAATCAAATCTTGATTTACAAGTAAGAAGACTAATATTTTCAGGGTTAAATTCTTTCAATTTTAATTAATTATTAAAAAATAATAACAGAGCAAGGAGAGTTAAGGCTATACATATTTTTTTTGTATTCAAATGATTTAATTAAATTCATTCTTAGCAGCGATAGGAGAGAGAAGCCCAGCGGTTAGGGCGAGTAGTTAAAAGCGTTTCATAATTACTTTCTTTTTAATGCTGCACTTAAGAATGAGCGTAGATCTAATGAATAGATAACCATCATTAAAGGTGCTCTGAATTTAATTAGTTGAATAATGAACCAATACCCAACAAGATTTTTTGCTCTGGTGAAAGTAGTGGAGAAGTTGGTTCATGTAACCTAATCAAGAAGAGGAACTCTTAGATAGTGGATGCCATAAAAACTAAAACAATACATAAAAAGCTGCCTAACCAATTAAGTGAATTTCTAAGAACTGCTCTTAAAGAGTCAGCTTGTATATCTATCTCCTTTTTTGTACTTAAATCTGTTTCGCAAATATATATTCCACACCCCACCAACATTGGACTGAATAGAAAATATAAAAATTTCGAGTTACTAAGGATTGCTTCAGCGGCAACCTCTAGCGAATCCAAAAATAAAATCTGGTAGTCGAAGTCCAGAACTTATTGGTTCTCACTCGGCATTAAAGCATTTCTAAAATTAATGGCTATAGAGACGAAGGACAAACGCTCTGATCCATTAGTGTGATCAGGAAGGTCAAGACAGCAAAAGCGAGTAATAAATACTAAATTTTTTTCATTTATTTACCTTTTAGTAATCCATAAGTACACAAAACTGGATTTGCAATTAGAACAATCCAAAACGGTGGTGGTGGACCAGCATCAACAATAACTCCTGCATTAAGAGTAATGAATACTGCAACTATTAAGAGGCAAGACATTAATACCAATTCACCTAGTAAAACTTTCTTGACAGATTCGTGATCTCTAATGGAACTAGAAATTATCAATAATAAAGCAATACCATATTTGTTGATGCAACAACACCTGCGGTCCCTCTAATAAATAACAATGTTTCTGCTGAGACTGATGGGGCAATGGTATCAACAGAAAAAATCAATATGTTTTTAGCAGTACACCCAAAAACAAGTGAAGAGATCCAATAGTTTTTAGGATTGTTTTTATTTTCATTTATTTACCAATAGCTTTTTGACTCGTACAGGTTTGATATGCCAAAGCTTTAGCAAAGTCATTTGTATCAAGTCCGAACTCTTCTAATTGTTTCGCATTAAATTTTTCAAGAACTTCAGGGACGGTATAAAGCTCTGAATATGTACGAACACACAAATTTTTATTCCTTGATTCTTGAATAACAGGATTGACCCAGCATCCCAATAGAACTAAGAATCCACCAAAAGTAACGAATCTTCTATGGTTTCTCCACCATTCATAACTATTGAGATTTAGTGCTTTTTTAAAATCCATGAAATAAAGTGTTTTTGGCGAAGTCGCAGGACTTGTTGGTTCTCACTAGACATTACCA
This DNA window, taken from Prochlorococcus marinus XMU1408, encodes the following:
- a CDS encoding class I SAM-dependent methyltransferase; the protein is MKEFNPENISLLTCKSRFDLWIQFINLKSVSEIAEIGVFRGLFASQILKNCLSINRYYMIDPWKKLKDWNKPLNIDNQTFEQCYLETLERTDFAKSRRIILRGKTTEVINQIDDESLDLIYIDGDHTLKGISIDLLNSYSKVKDGGYIAGDDFCVSIWQHKSNYEPTLIFPYAIYFAEAVGAHIYALPFNQFVIKKDIKKKDFKFINLSGDSRYNNSSLLKQFEIQLKNIEI
- a CDS encoding Notch domain-containing protein; translation: MDFKKALNLNSYEWWRNHRRFVTFGGFLVLLGCWVNPVIQESRNKNLCVRTYSELYTVPEVLEKFNAKQLEEFGLDTNDFAKALAYQTCTSQKAIGK